One part of the Coriobacteriia bacterium genome encodes these proteins:
- a CDS encoding ABC transporter ATP-binding protein, with the protein MSAAIEVSGLVTDFGRVRALDGLDMEVRTGEVHGFLGPNGAGKTTTLRILLGLLRADGGSARLFGGDSWDDAVGLHRRLAYVPDDVELWPNLTGGEAIDLFGRLRGGMDKARRDRLIERFDLDPTKKGRTYSKGNRQKVALISALASDVELLLLDEPTAGLDPLMEAVFQDVIREAKEAGRTVLLSSHILAQVEVLADTISIIRLGRIVESGTLSELRHLTRTTVTAETAQPAEDIARLPGVHGFERIDGQVRFEVDGEHLDGVVRHLAGLGVRSLVAHPPTLEQLLLRHYGDDREHAGGRTEVAR; encoded by the coding sequence CGGACCGGAGAGGTGCACGGGTTCCTCGGGCCCAACGGTGCCGGCAAGACCACCACCCTTCGGATCCTGCTCGGGCTGCTGCGCGCTGACGGGGGAAGTGCCAGGCTGTTCGGCGGTGACTCCTGGGACGACGCCGTCGGGCTGCACCGCCGCCTCGCGTACGTTCCCGACGACGTGGAGCTCTGGCCGAACCTCACCGGCGGGGAGGCCATAGACCTCTTCGGCCGCCTTCGTGGAGGGATGGACAAGGCGCGCCGGGACCGGCTCATCGAGCGTTTCGACCTCGACCCGACGAAGAAGGGCCGCACGTACTCCAAGGGTAACCGGCAGAAGGTCGCGCTCATCTCGGCGCTCGCATCCGACGTCGAGCTCCTGCTGCTCGACGAGCCCACCGCGGGGCTGGATCCGCTGATGGAGGCGGTGTTCCAGGACGTGATCCGCGAGGCGAAGGAGGCCGGCAGGACGGTGCTGCTGTCCAGCCACATCCTGGCGCAGGTGGAGGTCCTCGCCGACACGATCTCGATCATCCGCCTCGGGAGGATCGTGGAGTCTGGGACCCTCTCCGAGCTGCGGCACCTCACCCGGACCACGGTGACGGCGGAGACCGCTCAGCCCGCCGAGGACATCGCGCGTCTCCCGGGCGTGCACGGCTTCGAGCGGATCGACGGGCAGGTCCGCTTCGAGGTTGACGGCGAGCACCTCGACGGAGTGGTCCGTCACCTCGCGGGTCTCGGTGTCCGCTCGCTCGTCGCGCACCCCCCGACGCTCGAGCAGTTGCTTCTGCGCCACTACGGGGACGATCGCGAGCATGCCGGCGGCCGGACGGAGGTGGCGCGGTGA